From the Streptomyces syringium genome, one window contains:
- a CDS encoding alpha/beta fold hydrolase, which yields MKLRFPRRPRSGRDRLLAATAAGAVLVGAGTWTVASATGSDAAVHREDRFLTMPDAPGAERSGPVRIDTSYFTSGDTDTRRPAVLLAHGFGGSKTELRERAEELARDGYAVLTWSARGFGRSTGRIGLNDPGREVADVSRLIDWLARRPEVRLDKAGDPRVGIAGASYGGGAALLAAGHDKRVDAIAPQITYWNLADSLFPNDVFKKLWSGIFFTTGSTSAGVTPNASAPAVGDGPARTAGATARFSGCGRFEKTLCEMYERVAVDGKPDARARELLESRSPSAVADRIKVPTLLVQGQTDSLFPLDQSDAAAKAIARNGAPVSVDWIAGGHDGGADENDRIARRTRAWFDRYLKDDGSAGTGPAFRVSRTGGIDTTDGKAQLRGASGKRYPGLRGDPRAIELTGREQSFGNPAGAAPPAISAVPGIGSLNRLSGLGVGVSLDFPGQHARFDSARLSEGVRVTGSPTVRARISSDTGEAVLFAKVYDVGPDGQQVLPGQLVTPVRVTDAKGGRTVELKLPAIDHTFESGHRMRLVLAATDLGYASPARPAAYTVALAGGALSVPTAPGVRTGSSALPWWTWGLPLGGAAVAAALLLTGRRRTAPPAPDPALAEVPLQITGLSKRYAKSADRYAVRELSFRVERGQVLGLLGPNGAGKTTTLRMLMGLIRPDEGGIRVFGHAIRPGAPVLSRVGAFVEGAGFLPHLSGRANLDLYWQATGRPAEDAHLEEALEIAGLGSALERAVRTYSQGMRQRLAIAQAMLGLPDLLILDEPTNGLDPPQIREMREVMIRYAAAGRTVIVSSHLLAEVEQSCTHLVVMDRGRLVSAGPVAEIVGSGDTLLVGVEGELPEVTAEKVAALPGVASAVRSEEGLLVRLDGMGAPELLVELVRLEIPVARVGPHRRLEDAFLTLIGGSA from the coding sequence ATGAAGCTGCGTTTCCCCCGGCGCCCTCGGTCCGGACGCGACCGGCTGCTGGCCGCCACGGCCGCCGGCGCCGTACTCGTCGGTGCCGGTACCTGGACCGTGGCCTCGGCCACCGGGTCGGACGCCGCCGTGCACCGCGAGGACCGGTTCCTGACGATGCCCGACGCCCCGGGCGCCGAGCGCTCGGGTCCGGTCCGCATCGACACCTCGTACTTCACCTCCGGTGACACGGACACCCGCAGACCGGCCGTGCTGCTCGCGCACGGCTTCGGGGGCAGCAAGACCGAGCTGCGCGAGAGGGCGGAGGAACTGGCGCGCGACGGCTACGCGGTGCTGACCTGGTCCGCGCGCGGCTTCGGGCGGTCCACGGGCCGTATCGGCCTCAACGACCCGGGCCGTGAGGTCGCCGATGTGAGCCGGCTGATCGACTGGCTGGCGCGACGGCCGGAGGTGCGGCTCGACAAGGCGGGCGACCCGAGGGTGGGCATCGCGGGCGCCTCCTACGGCGGCGGCGCCGCCCTCCTGGCGGCCGGGCACGACAAGCGCGTCGACGCCATCGCCCCGCAGATCACCTACTGGAACCTCGCCGACTCGCTCTTCCCGAACGACGTCTTCAAGAAACTCTGGTCCGGGATCTTCTTCACCACCGGCAGCACATCGGCCGGTGTCACGCCGAACGCCTCCGCGCCGGCCGTCGGTGACGGCCCGGCCCGCACGGCGGGGGCCACCGCCCGGTTCTCCGGCTGCGGCCGGTTCGAGAAGACACTGTGCGAGATGTACGAGCGGGTGGCCGTCGACGGGAAGCCGGACGCGCGGGCACGGGAGCTGCTGGAGAGCCGCAGTCCCTCCGCCGTCGCCGACCGGATCAAGGTGCCCACCCTCCTCGTCCAGGGCCAGACCGACTCGCTCTTCCCCCTCGACCAGTCCGACGCGGCGGCCAAGGCCATCGCCCGCAACGGCGCGCCCGTCTCCGTCGACTGGATCGCCGGTGGCCACGACGGCGGGGCGGACGAGAACGACCGGATCGCGCGGCGCACGCGCGCGTGGTTCGACCGCTACCTCAAGGACGACGGGAGCGCGGGCACCGGACCCGCGTTCCGCGTCAGCAGGACCGGCGGAATCGACACCACCGACGGCAAGGCGCAGCTGCGCGGCGCGAGCGGGAAGCGCTATCCGGGGCTGCGCGGCGACCCGCGCGCGATCGAGCTGACCGGGCGCGAGCAGTCGTTCGGCAATCCGGCGGGGGCGGCACCGCCCGCGATCTCCGCGGTGCCGGGCATCGGTTCGCTGAACCGGCTGTCGGGCCTCGGCGTCGGTGTCTCCCTCGACTTCCCCGGCCAGCACGCGCGCTTCGACTCGGCCCGGCTCAGCGAGGGTGTCCGCGTCACCGGCTCCCCGACCGTGCGGGCGAGGATCTCCTCGGACACCGGGGAGGCCGTTCTCTTCGCCAAGGTCTACGACGTCGGGCCGGACGGGCAGCAGGTGCTGCCCGGACAGCTCGTCACGCCCGTCCGCGTCACCGACGCGAAGGGCGGCCGCACCGTCGAGCTCAAGCTGCCCGCCATCGACCACACCTTCGAGTCCGGTCACCGGATGCGGCTCGTCCTCGCCGCCACCGACCTGGGTTACGCCTCCCCGGCCCGGCCCGCCGCGTACACCGTCGCGCTCGCGGGCGGGGCCTTGAGCGTGCCGACCGCGCCCGGTGTGCGGACCGGCTCCTCCGCCCTCCCCTGGTGGACGTGGGGGCTGCCGCTCGGCGGCGCGGCCGTCGCGGCGGCCCTGCTGCTGACCGGTCGCCGGCGCACCGCACCGCCCGCGCCCGACCCGGCGCTCGCCGAGGTGCCGTTGCAGATCACCGGCCTGAGCAAGCGGTACGCCAAGTCCGCCGACCGGTACGCCGTACGGGAGCTGTCCTTCCGCGTCGAGCGGGGCCAGGTGCTGGGGCTGCTCGGCCCGAACGGTGCGGGCAAGACCACCACCCTGCGCATGCTCATGGGTCTCATCCGCCCCGACGAGGGCGGGATCCGCGTCTTCGGGCACGCGATCCGGCCGGGTGCGCCGGTGCTGTCGCGGGTCGGGGCGTTCGTGGAGGGCGCGGGGTTCCTGCCGCACCTGTCCGGCCGGGCCAATCTCGATCTGTACTGGCAGGCGACGGGCCGCCCGGCCGAGGACGCGCACCTGGAGGAGGCCCTGGAGATCGCCGGCCTCGGCTCCGCGCTGGAGCGGGCCGTACGGACGTACTCCCAGGGCATGCGGCAGCGTCTCGCGATCGCGCAGGCCATGCTCGGGCTGCCGGATCTGCTGATCCTGGACGAACCGACCAACGGGCTCGACCCGCCGCAGATCCGGGAGATGCGCGAGGTGATGATCCGGTACGCGGCCGCCGGCCGTACCGTCATCGTCTCCAGCCATCTCCTCGCCGAGGTCGAACAGAGCTGTACGCACCTGGTCGTGATGGACCGCGGCCGGCTCGTGAGCGCGGGTCCGGTCGCGGAGATCGTCGGCTCGGGCGACACGCTGCTGGTCGGTGTCGAGGGCGAGCTGCCCGAGGTGACGGCGGAGAAGGTGGCGGCGCTGCCCGGCGTGGCCTCGGCCGTGCGGAGCGAAGAGGGGCTGCTGGTGCGGCTCGACGGCATGGGCGCACCGGAGCTGCTGGTGGAGCTGGTGCGGTTGGAGATCCCGGTGGCGCGCGTCGGCCCGCACCGCCGCCTGGAGGACGCGTTCTTGACCCTGATCGGAGGCTCGGCATGA
- a CDS encoding DUF1697 domain-containing protein: MTTYVALLRGINVGTKQRVPMGTLRDLLSGLGCGSVRTHLNSGNAVFTHPGSDPDALAAGLEEAIARELGLSVRCLVREGVDLRRVVDANPFADRTVDPARFLVTFLTGTARPDAFADLDPGAYAPDEFVLGEREVYLICPDGIRDSKLAKLLTGRRLGEDGTARNWNTVTRLADMADEADG; encoded by the coding sequence GTGACAACGTACGTGGCTCTCCTGCGCGGCATCAACGTGGGCACCAAGCAGCGCGTCCCCATGGGGACCCTGCGCGATCTGCTCTCCGGTCTGGGCTGCGGCTCGGTGCGCACCCACCTCAACAGCGGCAACGCGGTGTTCACCCACCCGGGCTCCGACCCGGACGCCCTGGCGGCCGGGCTGGAGGAGGCCATCGCACGCGAGCTGGGCCTGTCCGTGCGCTGCTTGGTGCGCGAAGGAGTGGACCTGCGTCGCGTCGTTGACGCCAATCCGTTCGCCGACCGCACGGTCGATCCCGCGCGGTTCCTGGTGACCTTCCTGACCGGCACCGCCCGCCCCGACGCCTTCGCGGACCTCGATCCGGGCGCGTACGCGCCCGATGAGTTCGTCCTCGGGGAGCGCGAGGTGTATCTGATCTGCCCGGACGGCATCCGGGACTCCAAGCTGGCGAAGCTCCTGACGGGCCGGCGCCTGGGCGAGGACGGCACCGCCCGCAACTGGAACACCGTCACCCGGCTCGCCGACATGGCGGACGAGGCGGACGGCTGA
- a CDS encoding alpha/beta hydrolase produces the protein MVRRARHGGFTARAARALAALALLLPVVGAQTAGAGPAEARAADNPARVVKEVRVDDRTLDLAVASPDTEALFTWVRLLLPKGWSKDASRTWPALWLLHGGAGNHLDWTANTHIEELTADRDAIVVMPDTSGCSGYSNWYNGGRWGAPAWETYLLDQVRPLLERDYRAGARRAVAGLSMGGQGALKFTAVRPGLFSAAASYSGAVNPLYRSPDGGFDGPDAVKAGGITCLTDWKRLWGEPGYPFDTDDPADLRQQWLWKRNSPLERAAELAGTPLYISYGNGAEQGAGWKWGDPPPSAARCTDPAAHGTDDQIERAVFGMNQQLRAKLAQLGVPATVCASTGGHTWRYWERELVASFPMLMKAIGA, from the coding sequence ATGGTGCGCAGGGCTCGGCACGGGGGATTCACGGCGCGGGCCGCACGGGCGCTGGCGGCGCTCGCGCTGCTGCTGCCGGTGGTGGGGGCGCAGACGGCCGGGGCGGGTCCCGCGGAGGCCCGCGCGGCGGACAATCCGGCCCGCGTGGTCAAGGAAGTGCGGGTCGACGACCGGACGCTCGATCTGGCCGTCGCCTCGCCCGACACCGAGGCGTTGTTCACGTGGGTGCGCCTGCTGCTGCCCAAGGGCTGGTCCAAGGACGCCTCACGGACCTGGCCCGCCTTGTGGCTGCTGCACGGCGGCGCGGGCAACCACCTGGACTGGACCGCCAACACGCACATCGAGGAGCTCACCGCCGACCGGGACGCGATCGTCGTCATGCCGGATACCAGCGGGTGCAGCGGTTACAGCAATTGGTACAACGGCGGCAGGTGGGGCGCCCCGGCCTGGGAGACCTATCTGCTCGACCAGGTCCGGCCGCTGCTGGAGCGGGACTACCGCGCCGGGGCGCGGCGAGCCGTCGCGGGGCTGTCCATGGGCGGCCAGGGAGCGCTGAAGTTCACGGCCGTGCGCCCCGGCCTGTTCAGCGCGGCCGCTTCGTACAGCGGCGCCGTCAACCCCCTCTACAGGTCACCCGACGGCGGTTTCGACGGGCCCGACGCGGTGAAGGCCGGCGGCATCACGTGCCTGACCGACTGGAAGCGCCTGTGGGGCGAGCCCGGTTACCCCTTCGACACCGACGACCCGGCCGATCTGCGCCAGCAGTGGCTGTGGAAGCGCAACAGCCCGCTGGAGCGGGCCGCCGAGCTCGCCGGCACCCCGCTCTACATCTCCTACGGCAACGGCGCCGAGCAGGGCGCGGGCTGGAAGTGGGGCGACCCGCCCCCGTCCGCCGCGCGCTGCACGGACCCGGCCGCGCACGGCACCGACGACCAGATCGAGCGTGCCGTCTTCGGCATGAACCAGCAGCTGCGCGCCAAGCTCGCACAGCTCGGCGTCCCGGCCACGGTGTGCGCCTCGACCGGCGGGCACACCTGGCGCTATTGGGAGCGTGAGCTGGTGGCGTCGTTCCCGATGCTGATGAAGGCCATCGGGGCGTGA
- a CDS encoding alpha-mannosidase — translation MHNDRTVTEARLKRVLDERIRPAVYPESVPLTVTVWNAPGEPVPVAEGLAAGREPIEVGAPWGPPWGTSWFTVTGTVPEEWAGRTVEALLDLGFDENMPGFQCEGLVYRPDGSPVKGLNPRNQWVRIGESVAGGEEVLLHIEASSNPVILDYHPFVPTELGDRLTADDAPRYRLARMDLAVLDGVVWELVQDLEVLGELMAELSVDSPRRWEILRAVERALDAVDLQDVGGSAERAREQLTEVLSAPAHASAHRISAVGHAHIDSAWLWPLRETVRKVARTTANMTALLEDEPDFVYAMSQAQQFAWIKEHRPEVYARVKKAVAEGRFVPVGGMWVESDTNMPGSEALARQFVHGKRFFLEEFGIETEEVWLPDTFGYSAALPQLVRLAGAKWFLTQKISWSRTNKFPHHTFWWEGLDGTRVFTHFPPIDTYNSRLSGQEVAHAVRNFQEKGGATRSLAPTGWGDGGGGTTREMVARAKRLADLEGSARVVFERPSAFFEKAHAEYGHAPVWVGELYLELHRATLTSQAKTKQGNRRSEHLLREAELWAATAAVRAGFRYPYEALDRLWKTVLLHQFHDILPGTSIAWVHREAAATYGAVTAELESIVGGALAALAGDAPGGGTVVFNAAPHGRGGAVAHGGALVDSPDRDPGHAPASASPTVRAREGGGFTLDNGLLRVEVDGRGLVVSVYDPEADRETIAPGTAANLLQLHPDFPNMWDAWDVDHFYRNTVTDLTDVETLEPTDEGALRVVRAFGSSRVEQLLSLPAGVRRLDIETEVDWHETEKFLKAAFPLDVHADRTSAETQFGHLHRPTHTNTSWDAAKFEACAHRFVHLEEPGWGVAVVNDSTYGYDVTRAVREADTGTTTTLRLSLLRAPRFPDPRTDQGTHRFRYALVPGASLGDAVREGYRINLPERRVPGSAGVEPLVSVSDDAVVISAIKLADDGSGDVVVRLYESLGGRARARLSAGFPTASVSVCDLLERPVAAATTTDGDGVVLSLRPFEIVTLRLARRAASGV, via the coding sequence ATGCACAACGACCGCACCGTCACCGAAGCCCGTCTCAAGCGGGTGCTGGACGAGCGCATCCGGCCCGCCGTGTATCCCGAGTCGGTGCCGCTGACCGTCACCGTGTGGAACGCGCCCGGCGAGCCCGTGCCCGTCGCCGAGGGCCTCGCGGCCGGGCGCGAGCCGATCGAGGTCGGCGCGCCCTGGGGCCCGCCGTGGGGCACCAGCTGGTTCACGGTCACCGGAACCGTGCCTGAGGAGTGGGCGGGCCGGACCGTCGAGGCGCTGCTGGACCTGGGCTTCGACGAGAACATGCCGGGCTTCCAGTGCGAGGGGCTCGTCTACCGGCCGGACGGCTCGCCCGTGAAGGGGCTCAACCCCCGCAATCAGTGGGTGCGGATCGGCGAGTCGGTCGCGGGCGGCGAGGAGGTGCTGCTGCACATCGAGGCCTCGTCCAACCCGGTGATCCTGGACTATCACCCGTTCGTGCCGACCGAGCTGGGAGACCGGCTCACGGCGGACGACGCGCCGCGCTACCGGCTGGCCCGGATGGATCTGGCCGTCCTGGACGGGGTGGTGTGGGAGCTGGTCCAGGACCTGGAGGTGCTGGGTGAGCTGATGGCCGAGCTGTCGGTGGACTCGCCGCGCCGCTGGGAGATCCTGCGGGCGGTCGAGCGGGCGCTGGACGCCGTCGACCTCCAGGACGTCGGCGGGAGCGCGGAGCGGGCCCGCGAGCAGCTCACGGAGGTGCTGTCCGCGCCCGCGCACGCCTCCGCGCACCGGATCAGCGCGGTCGGGCACGCGCACATCGACTCGGCGTGGCTGTGGCCGCTGCGCGAGACCGTGCGGAAGGTCGCCCGTACCACGGCCAATATGACCGCCCTGCTGGAGGACGAGCCGGACTTCGTCTACGCCATGTCGCAGGCGCAGCAGTTCGCGTGGATCAAGGAGCACCGGCCGGAGGTGTACGCGCGGGTGAAGAAGGCCGTCGCGGAGGGCCGGTTCGTGCCGGTGGGCGGCATGTGGGTGGAGTCCGACACGAACATGCCCGGGTCGGAGGCGCTGGCACGGCAGTTCGTGCACGGCAAGCGTTTCTTCCTGGAGGAGTTCGGGATCGAGACGGAGGAGGTGTGGCTGCCGGACACCTTCGGCTACTCGGCGGCGCTGCCGCAGCTGGTGAGGCTGGCGGGTGCCAAGTGGTTCCTGACGCAGAAGATCTCCTGGAGCCGGACCAATAAGTTCCCCCATCACACGTTCTGGTGGGAGGGCCTGGACGGCACCCGGGTGTTCACCCACTTCCCGCCGATCGACACCTACAACTCACGGCTGTCGGGGCAGGAGGTGGCGCACGCGGTCCGCAACTTCCAGGAGAAGGGCGGTGCGACCCGCTCCCTCGCACCGACCGGCTGGGGCGACGGCGGCGGGGGGACGACGCGCGAGATGGTGGCGCGGGCGAAGCGGCTGGCGGATCTGGAGGGCTCGGCGAGGGTCGTCTTCGAGCGGCCGTCGGCGTTCTTCGAGAAGGCCCACGCGGAGTACGGGCACGCGCCGGTGTGGGTGGGCGAGCTGTATCTGGAGCTGCACCGGGCGACGCTCACCAGTCAGGCGAAGACGAAGCAGGGCAACCGCCGCTCGGAGCACCTGCTGCGCGAGGCGGAGCTGTGGGCCGCGACGGCGGCCGTACGGGCCGGGTTCCGCTATCCGTACGAGGCACTGGACCGGCTGTGGAAGACGGTGCTGCTGCACCAGTTCCACGACATCCTGCCGGGCACCTCGATCGCGTGGGTGCACCGGGAGGCGGCGGCGACCTACGGGGCGGTCACGGCCGAGCTGGAGTCGATCGTCGGGGGCGCGCTGGCAGCGCTCGCGGGTGACGCCCCGGGCGGTGGGACGGTGGTCTTCAACGCGGCGCCGCACGGGCGGGGCGGCGCGGTCGCCCACGGTGGCGCCCTGGTCGACTCCCCCGACCGCGACCCCGGCCACGCCCCCGCCTCCGCCTCGCCGACGGTCCGGGCGCGCGAGGGCGGTGGCTTCACGCTCGACAACGGTCTGCTGCGGGTGGAGGTCGACGGGCGCGGCCTCGTGGTCTCCGTGTACGACCCGGAGGCGGACCGGGAGACGATCGCACCGGGGACGGCGGCCAACCTGCTGCAACTGCACCCGGACTTCCCGAACATGTGGGACGCGTGGGACGTGGACCACTTCTACCGCAACACCGTCACGGATCTGACGGACGTCGAGACGCTGGAGCCGACGGACGAGGGGGCACTGCGGGTCGTCCGGGCCTTCGGCTCCTCACGGGTCGAGCAACTGCTCTCCCTCCCCGCGGGGGTACGGCGGCTGGACATCGAGACGGAGGTCGACTGGCACGAGACGGAGAAGTTCCTCAAGGCCGCCTTCCCCCTCGATGTGCACGCCGACCGCACGTCGGCCGAGACCCAGTTCGGCCATCTCCACCGGCCCACGCACACCAACACCAGCTGGGACGCGGCCAAGTTCGAGGCGTGCGCGCACCGGTTCGTGCATCTGGAGGAGCCGGGGTGGGGGGTGGCGGTGGTCAACGACTCGACGTACGGCTACGACGTGACGCGCGCCGTGCGCGAAGCGGACACCGGGACCACGACCACGCTCCGGCTCTCGCTGCTGCGGGCGCCGCGCTTCCCCGACCCGCGCACCGACCAGGGCACCCACCGGTTCCGCTACGCGCTGGTGCCGGGCGCGTCGTTGGGGGACGCGGTGCGTGAGGGGTACCGGATCAATCTGCCGGAGCGGAGGGTGCCGGGCTCCGCGGGTGTGGAGCCGCTCGTGTCGGTGTCCGACGACGCGGTCGTCATCTCCGCGATCAAGCTCGCGGACGACGGCAGCGGGGACGTGGTGGTGCGGCTGTACGAGTCGCTGGGCGGGCGGGCCCGTGCGCGGCTGTCCGCGGGGTTCCCGACGGCGTCGGTGTCCGTGTGCGACCTGCTGGAGCGGCCTGTGGCGGCTGCCACGACGACGGACGGTGACGGCGTGGTGCTTTCCCTGCGACCGTTCGAGATCGTCACCCTGCGGCTGGCGCGGCGCGCAGCATCCGGCGTGTGA